A region of Phaeodactylum tricornutum CCAP 1055/1 chromosome 14, whole genome shotgun sequence DNA encodes the following proteins:
- a CDS encoding predicted protein, with protein MQSSISKYRITKRVGGGSFGDIYLGVGANGEKVAVKFEKHGARCPQLRHEYKVYRELQNAPGFAKVHYFGTQDSYNLMVMDLLGPSLEDQFNKCGRRFTLKTVLMVADQMLERVELMHSRHLIHRDIKPANFVTDAGRGNGNFIYCIDFGLSKRYRHPRTLQHIPQREGRSLTGTPRYASINNHLGVEQSRRDDLESIGYVLVYFLKGGLPWQGLKAKSATKKYKLIMEKKQSITIPALCQGCPSQFAEYLAYCRSLKFEAKPNIAYLRGMFRDLFRSQGYTNNHSSLDWDWNRVEGGAAAGDRPDDKAGY; from the exons ATGCAATCCTCGATCTCG AAATACCGCATTACTAAGCGGGTAGGCGGAGGATCGTTCGGAGATATTTATCTCGGAGTTGGTGCCAATGGGGAGAAG GTTGCTGTGAAGTTCGAAAAGCACGGCGCTCGATGCCCTCAGCTTCGTCACGAATACAAAGTTTATCGCGAGTTGCAAAATGCACCCGGCTTTGCTAAAGTTCACTATTTTGGTACACAGGATTCTTATAATCTCATGGTTATGGATCTACTGGGTCCTTCCCTGGAGGATCAGTTTAACAAGTGCGGCCGAAGATTTACTCTCAAGACTGTTCTCATGGTTGCCGATCAGATGTTGGAGCGTGTGGAGTTGATGCATTCACGTCACTTGATCCACCGTGACATTAAGCCAGCGAATTTCGTTACCGATGCGGGGCGTGGTAACGGAAACTTTATATATTGTATCGATTTCGGTCTTTCGAAGCGCTACCGCCATCCTCGGACGCTTCAGCACATCCCGCAGCGTGAAGGCAGATCCCTCACAGGAACGCCTCGGTACGCTTCGATTAACAACCATTTAGGCGTGGAACAATCTCGTCGGGATGACTTAGAGAGTATCGGGTATGTACTTGTATACTTCCTGAAGGGCGGTCTTCCATGGCAGGGACTGAAGGCCAAGTCCGCGACGAAAAAGTACAAGCTTATCATGGAAAAGAAGCAGTCCATCACTATTCCGGCGTTGTGCCAAGGATGTCCCAGCCAGTTTGCTGAATACTTGGCTTACTGCCGATCGCTCAAATTTGAGGCCAAGCCGAACATCGCATACTTACGTGGTATGTTCCGTGACTTGTTCCGCTCGCAAGGATATACGAACAACCACAGTAGTCTGGATTGGGACTGGAATCGCGTGGAAGGAGGCGCAGCTGCCGGCGATCGACCGGACGACAAAGCTGGGTACTGA
- a CDS encoding predicted protein, which produces MFGSKDLRRFRSRSVFFGAILGLASIWSFYNLLQVTLQTNPLDQILLERYPTGKWITGNSFRENVFDAKRECPVSRSDFRSASGVFAIIAGCENSGTTVTSEFIMSAPYLLGAFECGILLSPTPSDFVNVHPFYEWITDGVEKNQWALSTIQRERLLNATCHAEMYSMLHIFSPVYRHFPDSLIVDKTPGYIYELDAVMDRSPGVPVVVSVKSDEDQLRSWTKRYKKPDQTSLLERLQKAKQGLQRALDKYPGRIHVVNTTELYKDPNKAMDQVYDFLGLQWNPEFLSLKHFNIKGKTVGFPQVQPFDAEWQ; this is translated from the coding sequence ATGTTTGGAAGCAAAGATTTACGAAGATTTCGCTCTCGATCTGTCTTTTTCGGAGCTATTCTGGGATTGGCGAGCATCTGGAGTTTCTACAATTTGCTCCAAGTTACGTTACAGACTAATCCTTTGGATCAAATACTATTGGAGCGTTACCCAACAGGAAAGTGGATCACAGGCAATAGCTTTAGAGAAAATGTCTTCGACGCCAAAAGAGAATGTCCGGTCTCTCGGAGCGATTTTCGCTCAGCGAGTGGAGTTTTTGCAATTATTGCAGGCTGTGAAAACTCGGGCACCACGGTTACCTCGGAATTCATTATGTCAGCTCCTTACTTGCTTGGAGCATTTGAATGTGGAATCCTGCTGTCACCGACCCCTTCTGATTTTGTCAACGTCCACCCTTTCTACGAATGGATTACTGATGGGGTAGAAAAAAATCAATGGGCACTTTCTACCATCCAGCGGGAACGTTTGCTCAATGCGACGTGCCACGCCGAAATGTACTCCATGCTGCACATTTTTTCTCCAGTATACCGACACTTTCCAGACAGTCTCATAGTCGACAAAACTCCAGGATACATTTACGAGCTAGATGCTGTCATGGATCGGTCGCCGGGAGTTCCTGTTGTAGTCTCGGTGAAGAGTGACGAGGACCAGTTACGATCCTGGACAAAACGTTACAAGAAACCTGATCAAACCAGCCTACTCGAACGACtgcaaaaagcaaaacaagGACTCCAACGCGCTCTAGACAAGTATCCAGGTCGTATACATGTTGTGAACACAACCGAGTTGTATAAGGACCCAAACAAGGCAATGGACCAGGTTTATGATTTTTTGGGACTTCAGTGGAATCCCGAATTCCTCTCTTTGAAACACTTCAACATAAAAGGGAAGACAGTAGGGTTTCCACAAGTTCAGCCATTTGATGCGGAGTGGCAATGA
- the ATPse2-2B gene encoding P2B, P type ATPase (calcium-transporting ATPase) gives MVRAEEHSPEAAEADKNADVGANVLTSALLRSSPESGIDPREVEHRQSVFGSNAIAAKSLDSFFRLCWEAVQDFVLIMLIVLGIVSIVIEVGTLEDGEDCKTCWIEGAAILVSVCIVVLVTASIDYAKQFAFIRLTRSLHDTNTKQVIRDAKQVSVIDDDIVVGDILSVNAHNLASIPADCVLLGPAGDLKMDESTLTGESKAVSKKPGDIILSGTTASQGSGKMVVIAVGIHSVAGKIKARVYESEDHEDELGDDGEHSPLFFKINAIAKRVGIAGTVAAAISFIGSCIIGFAVEGNKATAIVDYLVVAITVLAVAVPEGLPLAVTLALAFSSMKMTKEQNLVKHLDACETMGCATTICTDKTGTLTANKMTARAVFSGTVNYVVADPAHALGDYVRNHQGGLSPKVVDLICCAIAIDTMNESVLYLDANGLVESSCGNPTEVALLHLCHDLGSNYENIRNRTRGRSDQGSLGAFLCQGKQYGFSSARKMMSWAVPLADGGYRLYCKGAPEVLMSRCVLFVNASGEDETLTEHVLGEFQEVSVGYGRRGMRCLALAYRDIPAGFDLESLSSEHTNADGRDAYVAETDLIAIALVGIEDPLRAEVPGAIEKCYQAGIDVRLVTGDNPSTAVSIAYQAGILRDFHFLDNTDERVALNLKENVLMEGKAFRRMVYVDGKEKGSKEFDQSAFDKIWPRLRVLARSSPDDKLTLAHGLNKEGIKVFPDRQVIAMTGDGTNDAPALKRADIGFAMGIAGTQIAKDAADIILLDDNFASIVTAAKWGRNVYASIQKFLQFQLTVNISAVATALVGSFAYQASPLAAIQLLWVNLLMDSLASLALASEPPVDSLLQRPPVNRTDSMITKHMWANMLGQATYQITVVMVLLFPGPDLLDLEAGHKDRDVNTVHYTLIFNAFVWMQLFNEINCRKLKGEINVFEGILNNPMFCGILFTTAVLQVLIVEFGSLAFKVADDGLPARFWALSMILGFGSLPVQQLINQFYNVAQNYNIGRNAARVKKNMQLSRENIGVSNEYRD, from the exons ATGGTGCGCGCAGAGGAGCACTCCCCTGAGGCCGCCGAGGCGGATAAAAACGCCGACGTGGGCGCCAACGTCTTGACCTCGGCACTGTTGCGGTCCAGTCCAGAATCCGGGATTGATCCTCGAGAAGTTGAACATCGTCAATCTGTGTTCGGTTCCAACGCGATCGCAGCAAAAAGTTTGGACAGCTTTTTCAGACTCTGCTGGGAGGCTGTGCAGGACTTTGTTCTCATCATGCTGATCGTCCTGGGCATAGTTAGTATTGTGATCGAAGTCGGGACTTTAGAAGATGGGGAAGACTGTAAAACGTGCTGGATTGAAGGTGCCGCAATCTTGGTATCGGTTTGCATTGTTGTGCTGGTCACAGCTAGCATTGACTACGCGAAGCAATTTGCCTTCATTCGATTGACCCGCTCATTACACGACACGAACACGAAGCAGGTAATACGCGATGCTAAACAAGTATCGGTCATCGACGATGACATCGTGGTTGGAGATATTCTGTCTGTCAACGCACATAATCTTGCCTCAATCCCAGCAGATTGCGTATTATTGGGACCCGCAGGCGACTTGAAAATGGACGAATCGACGTTGACGGGTGAGTCCAAGGCTGTCAGTAAAAAACCTGGGGACATAATTTTAAGTGGTACAACAGCATCACAAGGGTCAGGCAAGATGGTTGTGATTGCAGTCGGTATCCACTCTGTGGCCGGCAAAATAAAAGCACGTGTGTACGAATCTGAAGATCATGAAGATGAATTGGGTGACGATGGTGAACACTCGCCTCTTTTCTTCAAAATAAATGCGATTGCCAAGCGAGTTGGTATTGCTGGAACCGTCGCAGCGGCCATCTCCTTTATTGGTTCCTGTATTATTGGATTTGCCGTGGAAGGAAACAAAGCGACTGCTATTGTGGACTATCTGGTAGTGGCGATCACAGTCTTGGCTGTTGCCGTCCCGGAAGGCCTACCTCTGGCTGTCACTCTTGCGTTGGCTTTTTCATCCATGAAAATGACCAAAGAACAGAATCTCGTAAAGCATTTGGACGCGTGCGAAACTATGGGATGTGCTACCACAATATGCACGGACAAGACGG GAACCCTTACAGCCAACAAAATGACAGCCCGAGCGGTCTTTTCTGGTACGGTGAACTATGTAGTTGCCGATCCTGCTCACGCTCTTGGCGACTATGTGAGAAATCATCAAGGTGGCCTTTCCCCTAAGGTGGTAGACTTAATATGTTGTGCAATAGCTATTGACACAATGAACGAATCGGTCCTGTATTTGGACGCAAACGGCCTCGTGGAGAGTTCTTGTGGGAACCCAACTGAAGTTGCACTTTTACATCTTTGCCACGATTTGGGTTCAAATTACGAAAACATTCGTAACCGGACAAGGGGACGATCGGACCAGGGTAGCCTTGGCGCCTTTCTATGTCAAGGCAAGCAATATGGATTTTCGTCTGCCCGAAAGATGATGAGTTGGGCTGTTCCTCTAGCAGATGGTGGCTACCGACTCTACTGCAAAGGCGCGCCGGAGGTTTTGATGTCACGGTGTGTGCTATTCGTAAATGCATCCGGCGAAGATGAAACGCTGACCGAACACGTGCTCGGTGAATTCCAGGAAGTCTCCGTGGGATATGGTCGTCGGGGAATGCGCTGTCTGGCGCTCGCATATCGTGATATTCCGGCGGGGTTTGACTTGGAAAGCCTGAGTAGTGAACATACGAATGCGGATGGGAGAGATGCTTACGTTGCGGAGACAGACTTGATAGCAATCGCGCTAGTGGGTATTGAGGATCCGCTGCGAGCTGAAGTACCGGGGGCAATTGAAAAGTGCTACCAGGCTGGGATCGACGTTCGATTGGTGACAGGAGACAATCCCAGCACTGCTGTAAGCATTGCGTACCAGGCTGGAATTCTTCGAGACTTTCATTTCTTGGACAATACGGATGAGCGTGTCGCTTTAAACTTAAAAGAGAATGTGTTGATGGAAGGCAAGGCCTTCAGACGTATGGTTTACGTTGACGGAAAGGAGAAAGGTTCAAAAGAATTTGATCAGTCTGCTTTCGACAAAATATGGCCACGTCTTCGTGTACTGGCACGTAGTTCTCCGGATGACAAACTTACTCTTGCACATGGACTAAACAA GGAAGGTATCAAGGTGTTTCCAGATAGGCAAGTGATCGCAATGACAGGAGACGGTACTAACGATGCTCCGGCATTGAAGCGGGCAGACATAGGGTTTGCAATGGGAATTGCTGGGACACAAATCGCCAAGGATGCGGCCGACATTATTCTTTTGGACGACAACTTTGCCTCAATCGTGACAGCTGCAAAGTGGGGTCGGAACGTTTACGCTTCCATACAGAAATTTCTTCAGTTCCAGCTTACAGTGAATATTTCAGCGGTTGCGACTGCCTTGGTTGGGTCTTTTGCCTACCAAGCAAGCCCACTCGCTGCAATCCAGCTACTTTGGGTGAATCTTTTGATGGACTCTTTGGCAAGCCTTGCGTTAGCTTCGGAGCCCCCTGTCGACTCCCTCTTGCAGAGACCTCCTGTAAATCGAACGGACAGCATGATCACTAAGCATATGTGGGCAAATATGCTAGGACAAGCCACTTATCAAATTACAGTCGTCATGGTGTTACTTTTTCCCGGACCGGATTTACTGGACCTAGAAGCTGGACACAAAGATAGAGATGTGAACACAGTTCATTACACGTTAATTTTTAACGCGTTCGTTTGGATGCAACTATTTAACGAGATCAACTGTCGGAAGTTGAAGGGTGAAA TCAATGTCTTCGAGGGCATCTTGAACAACCCCATGTTCTGTGGAATACTTTTCACCACGGCTGTCCTCCAAGTTCTAATAGTAGAATTTGGGTCTCTAGCTTTCAAGGTAGCTGACGATGGCCTTCCAGCCCGCTTCTGGGCTCTGTCAATGATACTTGGATTCGGATCTCTCCCTGTCCAACAATTGATAAATCAGTTTTACAATGTGGCACAAAATTATAACATTGGACGAAATGCAGCTCGAGTGAAAAAAAACATGCAGCTATCGCGGGAAAATATTGGCGTTTCTAATGAGTACCGCGATTGA
- a CDS encoding predicted protein — MSDPSSKQWIHIPDSSSFWTRWRMIYCLFRCFGVTVSAAFQFTPFNRGTKLAVVPMANYAPISEGVNDETRPRSIFFRSPLLDYGYLPVVEEYESGSLARKPLLLYLPGFDGSFLSAFLQYPELSTAFDVRCMSIPASDRSTFNELKRSVLQYLRMEIAESIVGDLDQRSSRNKTQPILSSSPFDQIFSFTKGASSKAVYKRSSRSVYLVGESFGGLLASEIALSILESEKSHANSTIDLQGLVLVNPATCYDRSRLAALGPPVANSVPWMYPANLAKLLPLFTDEYSLAQLRLIVQAKALPSVIDDAPREAYLGRVALSLPFIFPSMPQATLSWRLSQWLEFGCASAEQRLTGLAAFPSFRVLIVAGEFDACLPSIDEAERLVSGVLPNAKVHVVEGAGHASTCGSRMDLTAVMRNCFVELQQKNGRRSVTLRTAMKNEAASGIEEYFGMQPRYDNATIGLNPLRYWSPELYLKHRPKTGPGQRKISRTTRHKG; from the coding sequence ATGAGTGACCCTTCCAGTAAGCAATGGATTCACATTCCTGATTCATCTAGCTTCTGGACTAGGTGGCGTATGATTTATTGCCTTTTTAGGTGTTTCGGTGTCACAGTGTCTGCAGCTTTCCAGTTTACTCCATTCAATCGCGGAACAAAGTTGGCTGTAGTACCTATGGCAAATTACGCTCCGATCTCTGAGGGAGTGAATGATGAAACACGACCGCGCAGTATCTTTTTCCGTTCCCCATTGCTGGATTACGGTTACCTTCCCGTCGTCGAGGAATACGAAAGCGGTAGTCTAGCGAGAAAGCCGCTGTTACTTTATCTTCCAGGCTTTGATGGATCTTTTCTAAGCGCGTTTCTGCAGTATCCGGAACTTTCGACTGCTTTTGATGTTCGGTGCATGAGTATTCCAGCTTCGGATCGATCAACATTCAATGAACTGAAAAGATCAGTACTACAATACCTGCGTATGGAGATAGCGGAATCAATAGTTGGAGATTTGGATCAAAGGTCCAGTCGGAACAAAACCCAACCTATTCTAAGCTCTAGTCCATTCGATCAAATATTCTCTTTTACCAAGGGCGCCTCCTCAAAAGCGGTATACAAGAGGAGCAGCCGGTCAGTATACCTTGTCGGCGAATCATTTGGTGGCCTTCTAGCCAGTGAAATTGCCTTGTCGATTCTTGAGAGCGAGAAAAGCCATGCGAATAGCACTATCGATTTGCAAGGACTCGTGCTCGTTAATCCAGCTACATGCTATGACCGGTCTCGCTTAGCCGCCTTAGGACCGCCTGTGGCCAACAGCGTACCATGGATGTATCCAGCCAACTTGGCAAAGCTCCTGCCCCTCTTTACCGACGAGTATTCTTTGGCTCAATTGAGACTAATCGTACAAGCCAAAGCCTTGCCCTCTGTAATTGATGATGCTCCCCGTGAAGCCTACTTGGGACGTGTGGCATTATCATTGCCTTTCATCTTTCCCTCCATGCCTCAAGCCACTTTGTCGTGGCGGCTGTCTCAATGGTTGGAATTTGGATGTGCTAGTGCCGAGCAGAGGTTGACGGGTCTGGCTGCTTTCCCTAGCTTTCGTGTATTGATTGTCGCGGGGGAATTCGATGCCTGCTTACCATCAATCGACGAAGCCGAGCGTTTGGTTAGTGGCGTCTTGCCCAATGCCAAGGTGCACGTTGTGGAGGGTGCTGGGCACGCGAGTACCTGCGGTAGTCGGATGGACTTGACAGCTGTTATGCGCAACTGCTTTGTTGAACTACAACAGAAAAATGGACGCCGTTCAGTGACCTTGCGGACGGCCATGAAAAACGAAGCGGCATCAGGCATAGAAGAGTATTTCGGCATGCAACCGCGATACGATAACGCGACAATTGGATTGAATCCGTTACGCTACTGGAGTCCGGAATTATACCTAAAGCACCGACCTAAAACCGGCCCAGGTCAGCGGAAAATTTCTCGTACCACCAGGCACAAAGGATAG
- a CDS encoding predicted protein — protein sequence MDLEECSTNNEKPHIQLLHDEKNCVGLSRLPFRSSLISSAAMPLLVMISLLLLQPVASQTPYRTCYEALSSADGDRNSVLTQAEYVESLRILTFGAVSVNSYENLSEELKSGFTFRAPDGSPGVDISEVASSSSSSMSLFCTSIYAGLVESLGIATSQQACFIAMSVGDIGRDDALAAEPDFVRYANQMAGGSYGISISFASLPPPLQAVYNDFSDGDNGIPVIGSKPGTTPTIEDQSFLTNLCRQTAVAVVAGEQPMATPATMAGTTPATSAPVSSPTDGAGSITPLFTFSDCTTAMLVSDLNRDDFFAQAEYLRFLNRLTTNAFSDQTFGTLPSRLQSNYNVLATKDGQIPVNGSKPGSAPSAEELASLENVCDSTETALREENSGGGVVPTFAPTMTTSGITMAPVPTEQTTGSPDPVAIPTLRPVAAPSVPTIPFNICTLNMATSDLDRSGSLSSNEYFNFVNKIAGNTYDGLTFDTLPDAVQEAFDGLSDGKLIDVSGSFPGQRPNEAREAELEAICATSLEAIYGPPLVTATTTPSVDPAPTTSPSAAQVQNITVFNGFYIFNVKGVRAATLISGQNRDGLNRGYEAFVRNITAEFIATTQVPGEPQRHLRSRHLEEPGLAPEAARIYEIDDVDCPPVINVESTFCQIVYAEFEVHHIREPAADAFFESLTRITQDAIVGDKTGLNAFVLAANPYSDVEVLGPAEQLRPINLPGVQEPVPGNPVGAESGGNQAGLIAGIFVAIAVIVTVAGIVHYRKRKGDSYGLNSGFSTPSFFKRKPKSNPNVPEVNSLGSAQNHGEHHDLEDGFGRFETIETKSPMKPGGMAGFFGGSHHSKSGSDDEESGGFSVQEQSPIKRDARNALGDIEVSDNGHLKGNAFGGFGFGKKKLNKLQHSTNELDSSEYDDNEDDFANYGFEEPEEQRHDSVGDMFDILNQNEGETDWDPQHVSSAAWHGDVKGTWGAQGHNHDFGDDHTVSQSGSESQSHDNEEESGSYSEDDDSGSSDDNSYNGDDGDDTTRRTREPLNSRAIGASVTENMRHLDAMVHHGHWNGFVQKTAELAEDRSEGSEDKSEEESFSGSGTSRTDSFVDDGLDGGEDGLSLNSTEKSTREKYRLQVEQLVQKVAPEESDNINAMFDKFLGREAELLQTLESMNDRSASQRARKAVHRSKAFPQQSGRLSAGGLDGSAAIAAASTLGGGFYDKGDDEHDENRSSDENSHSYESSDEFSGNASGSGSYEDGQGSHRSDIYNKPEGSSRSGSASFDVVDGSYRSESGSYDDAGSDSYASDSGSDENS from the coding sequence ATGGATCTAGAAGAATGCTCGACCAACAACGAAAAACCACATATTCAACTACTCCATGATGAAAAGAACTGTGTCGGGCTTTCTCGTCTGCCTTTCCGATCGTCGCTCATTTCTTCGGCTGCGATGCCTCTTTTAGTCATGATCAgcttgcttcttttgcagCCAGTAGCCTCGCAGACACCCTATCGGACGTGTTATGAGGCCCTAAGTAGTGCCGATGGTGATCGAAATAGTGTTCTGACGCAGGCAGAATACGTCGAGTCCTTGAGGATTTTGACCTTTGGTGCAGTCAGCGTCAACTCCTACGAAAATCTTTCCGAAGAGCTAAAATCGGGTTTCACCTTTCGTGCTCCAGACGGTTCACCGGGAGTCGACATAAGTGAAGTAGCATCCAGTAGTAGCTCCAGTATGTCCCTATTTTGCACCAGTATATACGCTGGTCTCGTGGAAAGCCTAGGTATTGCAACTTCTCAACAAGCTTGCTTCATTGCCATGTCCGTTGGTGATATTGGACGAGACGATGCTCTGGCAGCCGAGCCGGATTTTGTCCGATATGCTAACCAGATGGCGGGAGGGTCCTACGGAATTTCCATTTCCTTTGCATCTTTACCGCCACCCCTGCAAGCGGTCTACAACGACTTTTCAGACGGTGATAATGGGATTCCGGTCATCGGTTCCAAACCGGGCACGACGCCAACAATCGAAGACCAGAGCTTTTTAACCAATCTTTGTCGACAGACCGCTGTGGCTGTTGTTGCGGGGGAACAGCCAATGGCTACACCAGCAACCATGGCTGGAACGACTCCGGCCACGTCAGCACCTGTTTCTTCTCCAACAGACGGCGCTGGATCTATCACTCCCCTTTTTACGTTTTCCGATTGCACAACGGCGATGCTGGTGTCCGATTTGAACCGTGATGATTTCTTCGCCCAAGCGGAGTATTTAAGATTCTTAAATCGACTAACTACCAACGCATTTTCTGATCAGACGTTCGGTACGCTTCCCAGTCGACTCCAGAGTAACTACAACGTCTTGGCAACTAAGGATGGTCAGATTCCAGTCAACGGGTCTAAGCCAGGTTCTGCGCCGAGTGCTGAGGAATTAGCAAGCCTGGAAAATGTCTGCGATTCCACGGAAACAGCCTTACGTGAGGAAAACAGCGGCGGAGGCGTAGTTCCAACGTTTGCTCCTACCATGACAACGTCCGGGATAACTATGGCTCCAGTGCCAACTGAGCAGACGACCGGTAGTCCGGATCCCGTTGCCATCCCAACACTTCGTCCAGTCGCAGCTCCATCAGTACCGACTATTCCTTTTAATATCTGCACACTCAATATGGCCACGTCGGATTTGGATCGGAGTGGTAGTCTTAGCTCGAACGAGTATTTTAATTTTGTCAACAAAATTGCTGGAAATACTTATGATGGCTTAACATTTGACACCTTACCCGATGCCGTGCAAGAGGCTTTTGATGGTCTATCTGATGGCAAATTGATTGACGTTTCGGGCTCGTTTCCAGGTCAACGTCCCAATGAGGCACGTGAAGCCGAACTGGAGGCCATTTGTGCTACCTCCTTGGAGGCGATATACGGTCCTCCGCTTGTGACCGCCACGACGACACCATCAGTAGACCCCGCTCCAACAACGTCACCAAGCGCTGCGCAAGTCCAGAACATAACAGTGTTCAACGGCTTTTATATCTTCAATGTCAAGGGTGTTCGAGCAGCTACTTTGATTTCAGGTCAAAATCGAGATGGGCTGAACCGTGGGTACGAAGCTTTTGTCAGGAACATCACGGCCGAGTTTATAGCAACTACACAGGTGCCCGGCGAGCCTCAGCGGCATCTTCGATCGCGCCATTTAGAAGAACCAGGCCTGGCGCCCGAGGCGGCACGAATTTACGAAATAGATGATGTTGACTGTCCTCCTGTAATCAACGTCGAGAGTACTTTTTGTCAAATAGTGTACGCAGAGTTCGAGGTACACCACATTCGAGAGCCGGCCGCTGATGCATTTTTTGAATCTTTGACGAGGATAACTCAAGACGCAATTGTCGGCGACAAGACTGGTCTTAATGCTTTTGTGCTCGCGGCAAATCCCTATTCGGATGTGGAGGTTTTGGGACCGGCCGAACAGCTTCGTCCGATCAACCTACCCGGGGTTCAAGAACCCGTTCCAGGCAACCCTGTCGGAGCAGAAAGCGGAGGCAACCAAGCAGGCCTTATTGCGGGTATTTTCGTCGCGATTGCAGTCATCGTAACCGTAGCAGGAATTGTACACTACCGTAAACGGAAAGGTGACAGTTATGGTTTGAACTCAGGTTTCAGTACGCCATCCTTTTTCAAGCGAAAACCAAAGTCAAATCCAAATGTACCAGAAGTCAATTCATTGGGGAGCGCGCAAAATCATGGCGAGCATCACGATTTAGAAGACGGATTCGGGCGCTTTGAAACCATTGAAACCAAATCTCCTATGAAACCTGGCGGAATGGCAGGCTTCTTCGGGGGTTCGCATCATAGTAAATCTGGAtcggacgacgaggaaagcGGAGGATTTAGTGTACAGGAACAGTCACCAATCAAACGAGATGCACGAAATGCTCTAGGAGACATTGAAGTATCCGACAATGGCCATTTGAAAGGAAACGCTTTCGGTGGGTTcggttttggaaagaaaaaattgaaCAAACTTCAACACTCTACCAACGAGCTCGATAGTAgtgaatacgacgacaatgaagacGATTTCGCGAATTATGGATTTGAAGAGCCGGAAGAGCAGCGCCATGATTCTGTGGGGGACATGTTTGATATTCTCAATCAAAATGAAGGAGAAACAGACTGGGATCCCCAACACGTTTCTAGCGCAGCATGGCATGGAGACGTCAAAGGTACCTGGGGGGCCCAAGGCCACAACCATGACTTCGGTGACGACCATACCGTTTCACAAAGCGGTTCGGAGAGCCAGAGCCACGATAACGAAGAGGAATCCGGAAGCTACTCAGAGGATGATGATTCCGGCTCGAGTGATGACAACTCGTACAACGGAGACGATGGTGATGACACGACTCGACGAACTCGAGAACCTTTAAATTCTCGTGCCATTGGCGCGAGCGTCACGGAGAACATGCGGCACCTCGACGCAATGGTGCATCATGGGCACTGGAATGGTTTTGTTCAGAAAACTGCGGAGCTTGCGGAAGATCGAAGCGAAGGCTCTGAAGACAAAAGCGAAGAAGAGTCGTTTTCCGGCTCAGGGACAAGTAGGACAGACTCTTTTGTGGATGATGGACTAGATGGGGGTGAAGATGGTCTGAGCTTGAACTCTACTGAGAAGTCTACACGAGAAAAGTATAGACTTCAAGTGGAACAATTGGTTCAAAAAGTTGCACCAGAGGAGTCAGACAACATAAATGCAATGTTCGACAAATTTCTTGGCCGAGAGGCTGAGCTCTTACAGACGTTAGAATCCATGAATGATCGTTCCGCTTCGCAAAGAGCCCGAAAAGCAGTACACAGGTCGAAAGCTTTTCCTCAACAATCTGGGCGGCTTTCTGCGGGAGGGTTGGATGGTTCGGCCGCCATTGCAGCAGCTAGTACACTTGGTGGTGGATTCTACGATAAAGGTGATGATGAGCACGATGAAAATCGTAGCAGTGACGAGAACAGTCACTCATATGAAAGCAGTGATGAATTTAGCGGCAATGCTAGTGGCAGCGGCAGCTACGAAGATGGTCAAGGAAGCCACCGTTCAGACATCTACAACAAGCCGGAAGGGAGCTCCCGCTCTGGTTCCGCAAGCTTTGACGTTGTTGATGGGAGCTACCGTTCCGAGTCTGGGAGTTATGATGATGCAGGTAGCGATAGCTATGCCTCTGATAGCGGCAGCGATGAAAACTCATAA